In Hallerella succinigenes, the following are encoded in one genomic region:
- a CDS encoding IS5 family transposase, with the protein MYRPPKSHAQTSLFCSLEEQLNHKHSLYVLANKIDWNKFETEFSKRFDDKMGAPNKPIRLMTGLIILKHIRNVSDESVVEQFQENAYYQYFCGERFFSTEQPCDPSELVHFRHMIGEAGMDMILKESILVNDDHDKQGPTGCGTVFLDTTVQEKNITFPTDAKLANKIIEQVQRIVEEHDLPQRQSYKRTLKKVHRDQRFRNHPKNGKKAHKADRRLKTIAGRLVRELERNLASKNLLNTYKEKIELFKKVLAQKKCDKDKVYSLHEPEVKCIGKGKEHKKYEFGNKVSIARSYSGIIVGAVSFRDEYDGHTIDDTLDHVEQMLGFRPSQAACDRGYRGQKESGTTKIVIPDVPKKNATYYQKEKAHKLFCKRAGIEPINGHLKSDHRMGRNFYKGIFGDMLNAKLAAAAFNFKRAMRRFFVLLEWLYCCFLCREGVNKNGEPPYPALAK; encoded by the coding sequence ATGTACAGACCGCCAAAATCCCACGCACAGACAAGCCTTTTCTGTTCCCTTGAGGAGCAGTTGAACCACAAGCATTCCCTCTACGTTCTCGCGAACAAGATTGACTGGAACAAGTTCGAGACCGAGTTTTCGAAACGGTTTGACGACAAAATGGGTGCGCCGAACAAGCCGATCCGTCTCATGACCGGGCTCATCATCCTGAAGCACATCCGCAACGTATCGGACGAGTCCGTCGTGGAGCAGTTTCAGGAAAACGCCTATTACCAGTATTTTTGCGGAGAACGGTTCTTCTCGACGGAGCAACCCTGCGACCCGAGCGAACTTGTTCACTTCCGGCACATGATTGGCGAAGCGGGCATGGACATGATCCTCAAGGAAAGTATCCTCGTCAACGATGACCACGATAAACAAGGACCGACAGGATGCGGCACGGTCTTTCTTGACACGACCGTGCAGGAAAAGAACATCACGTTCCCTACAGACGCCAAACTTGCGAACAAGATAATAGAACAGGTACAGAGGATCGTGGAAGAGCATGATCTTCCGCAAAGACAGTCCTACAAGAGAACCTTGAAGAAGGTCCATCGTGACCAGCGTTTCCGCAATCACCCGAAGAACGGCAAGAAGGCTCACAAGGCAGATCGCAGGCTGAAGACAATCGCGGGACGGCTCGTCCGTGAATTAGAGCGAAATCTCGCCAGCAAGAACTTGTTGAACACGTACAAAGAAAAAATCGAGCTTTTCAAAAAAGTTCTGGCACAGAAGAAATGCGACAAGGACAAGGTCTATTCGCTTCACGAACCCGAAGTAAAATGCATCGGCAAGGGCAAGGAACACAAGAAATACGAGTTCGGCAACAAGGTGTCAATCGCCCGGAGCTACAGCGGCATCATTGTCGGCGCGGTCTCGTTCCGGGACGAGTATGACGGACATACGATAGACGATACGCTTGACCATGTTGAACAAATGCTTGGATTCAGGCCGAGCCAGGCCGCATGCGACCGAGGCTACCGCGGACAAAAGGAATCCGGAACGACAAAGATCGTGATACCGGACGTCCCGAAGAAAAACGCGACTTACTACCAGAAGGAAAAGGCTCACAAGCTTTTTTGCAAGAGGGCAGGCATCGAGCCTATCAACGGCCACCTGAAAAGCGACCACCGTATGGGTAGAAATTTCTACAAGGGAATCTTTGGCGACATGCTCAATGCAAAGCTTGCAGCAGCGGCGTTCAACTTCAAGAGGGCCATGAGGCGCTTTTTTGTCCTGTTGGAATGGCTATACTGTTGCTTCCTTTGCCGGGAAGGGGTGAATAAAAACGGCGAACCTCCTTATCCTGCGCTCGCGAAGTGA
- a CDS encoding helix-turn-helix domain-containing protein, giving the protein MYQKHTKEEWAKAYELHKDGYDSPSISRLTGLELSEIKRHIRLYRQTGCWQTERKTNVRSTPALRRTVIDAVVKKSLSYAEVIAKYSISFTSLSSWLRKYRHGGYEELLAS; this is encoded by the coding sequence ATGTACCAGAAACACACAAAAGAAGAATGGGCCAAGGCCTATGAACTTCACAAGGATGGTTACGACTCTCCGTCAATCTCAAGGTTGACAGGTCTGGAACTGTCCGAAATTAAGCGCCATATCCGGCTTTACCGACAGACCGGCTGTTGGCAGACTGAAAGGAAAACGAATGTTCGGTCAACTCCTGCCTTGAGGAGGACTGTCATCGACGCGGTCGTCAAGAAATCTCTATCTTATGCGGAAGTTATCGCCAAGTACAGCATAAGTTTTACCAGCCTGAGTTCTTGGCTGCGGAAATACCGTCATGGCGGATACGAAGAACTGCTAGCTAGTTGA
- the trmB gene encoding tRNA (guanine(46)-N(7))-methyltransferase TrmB: protein MNGISKAVESNQTGVHKDLEGLVLRYLDSEFRRPIAEHTRIAFEAAEAFVHKFQAPIILDSGCGTGLSTLNLAKRFPENPVIGVDKSEVRLSKADARAANGEPLPNNIFYVRAELLDFWKLAADAKWNICFHALFYPNPWPKQSGLRYRFHGSPIFPTLIRLSPELEMRTNWKIYADEFRFALELASKHLNWEAKISEETFVPTQPISAFEKKFNESGHALYKVRLLRGERPSQGLRNVSSRA, encoded by the coding sequence ATGAACGGAATTTCGAAAGCGGTAGAAAGCAACCAGACAGGCGTTCACAAGGACTTGGAAGGGCTTGTTTTGCGCTATCTCGATTCGGAATTTCGCCGTCCGATCGCAGAGCATACGCGGATTGCATTTGAAGCGGCAGAAGCCTTTGTCCATAAATTTCAGGCGCCGATTATTCTTGATTCCGGCTGCGGAACAGGCCTTTCCACGTTGAACCTCGCCAAGCGTTTTCCGGAGAATCCTGTGATTGGCGTGGACAAGTCCGAAGTGCGACTTTCCAAAGCTGATGCCCGTGCTGCAAACGGCGAGCCTTTGCCGAACAATATCTTTTACGTGCGCGCGGAACTGCTGGACTTTTGGAAGCTCGCCGCCGATGCCAAATGGAATATCTGCTTTCACGCTCTTTTTTACCCAAACCCTTGGCCAAAGCAATCCGGACTGCGGTACCGCTTTCACGGAAGCCCGATATTCCCGACGCTAATCAGGCTTTCTCCGGAACTTGAAATGCGGACGAACTGGAAAATCTATGCCGATGAATTCCGCTTCGCGTTAGAACTTGCGAGCAAACACTTGAACTGGGAGGCAAAAATTTCGGAAGAGACATTTGTACCGACACAGCCGATTTCCGCCTTCGAAAAAAAGTTCAATGAAAGCGGACACGCACTTTACAAGGTAAGATTGCTTCGGGGCGAACGCCCCTCGCAAGGACTGAGGAACGTGTCATCGCGAGCGTAG
- a CDS encoding radical SAM/SPASM domain-containing protein, with product MKYAYIEITEKCNLSCPFCPSAELNGHRGEMSLSRFETILESLQGKVQEIFLHVLGEPLLHPQFAGILKAVDASDFKLNLTTNGVLIAKHADSLLASSSLRQINFSTHAYAYLPRKKALSVLNDSFDFAERLNAERPEVYLNFRLWNDHADSTSDAWNATVFQLLAERFQTDLSQTVFSVRHKSFPITGRLYLHRDSRFTWPNGSGEEKEKGTCHGIIDQCGVLFDGTVVPCCLDYKGNIPLGNLPDETWDSIFTSEKAERIRKGFEHHKLVDPFCKCCPFARRFQS from the coding sequence GTGAAATACGCCTACATCGAAATCACGGAAAAATGCAACCTAAGTTGTCCGTTCTGCCCTAGCGCAGAATTGAACGGGCACCGCGGCGAAATGTCTCTTTCCCGTTTCGAAACAATCCTCGAAAGCTTACAGGGCAAAGTCCAAGAAATTTTTTTGCATGTATTGGGAGAGCCTCTGCTGCACCCTCAATTCGCAGGTATCCTGAAAGCAGTGGATGCGAGCGATTTCAAATTGAACCTGACGACAAATGGAGTTCTGATTGCAAAGCACGCAGATTCTCTTCTGGCGTCTTCTTCGCTGCGGCAAATCAATTTTTCGACTCACGCTTACGCCTATTTGCCAAGGAAAAAAGCCCTGAGCGTTTTGAACGATTCTTTCGACTTTGCCGAACGTTTGAATGCGGAACGTCCTGAAGTCTATTTAAACTTTAGGCTATGGAACGACCATGCGGACTCCACCTCGGATGCGTGGAACGCAACCGTTTTTCAGCTGCTTGCCGAGCGTTTTCAGACGGATCTTTCCCAAACCGTTTTTTCTGTACGGCACAAGAGCTTTCCGATTACGGGACGCCTTTATTTGCACAGGGATTCGCGCTTTACATGGCCAAACGGTTCGGGCGAAGAAAAAGAAAAGGGAACATGCCATGGCATCATTGACCAATGCGGCGTTCTCTTTGACGGGACGGTTGTCCCCTGCTGTCTCGATTACAAAGGAAATATTCCGTTAGGAAATCTTCCGGACGAGACATGGGATTCTATTTTTACGAGCGAAAAAGCAGAGCGCATTCGAAAGGGCTTTGAGCACCACAAGCTGGTAGATCCCTTCTGCAAGTGTTGCCCATTTGCCAGAAGATTTCAATCATAA
- a CDS encoding GGDEF domain-containing protein — translation MPTAKARPYLIVLYPQTSFRQIPLTQGKTILGRGSDADIRLEDEMISRKHSEIAWDGNKVTLRDLDSTNGTFVDGVALTTHPKAIDAENRLQIGKMVLKIDFKEPTDEAFDREFFEAATTDPLTKAPNRRTFMDRSLGELASARRKNQYVHVLLCEVDHFKKLSDDWGKTACNMILKGLAQILTRNKRESDLFARYAGEEFVLLLPEMTKADAQKSAERLRAAVEAYKFSFNDKPIPVTVSLGIASFKGKEIPTLDAMLSTASQSLYYAKEHGPGQIVHSDMLEKA, via the coding sequence ATGCCGACAGCAAAGGCTCGGCCTTATCTGATTGTGCTGTATCCGCAGACCTCTTTCCGCCAGATTCCCCTGACCCAAGGTAAAACGATTTTGGGCCGCGGAAGCGATGCGGACATTCGCCTGGAAGACGAAATGATTTCCCGCAAGCACAGCGAAATCGCTTGGGACGGAAACAAGGTTACCCTGCGCGATCTGGATTCCACGAACGGCACCTTTGTGGACGGAGTCGCCCTAACAACGCATCCAAAGGCCATCGATGCGGAAAACCGCCTGCAAATTGGCAAAATGGTCCTTAAAATCGACTTTAAGGAACCGACGGACGAAGCTTTTGACCGCGAATTCTTTGAAGCGGCCACTACGGATCCTTTGACCAAGGCTCCCAACCGCCGAACCTTTATGGACCGCTCCCTGGGTGAACTCGCTTCAGCACGTCGCAAGAACCAATACGTTCACGTGCTTTTGTGCGAAGTGGATCATTTTAAAAAGCTGAGCGATGACTGGGGAAAAACCGCCTGCAACATGATTTTGAAGGGGCTTGCCCAGATCCTGACCCGCAATAAGCGCGAAAGCGATCTCTTTGCCCGTTACGCAGGCGAAGAGTTCGTTCTGTTGCTCCCGGAAATGACCAAAGCCGACGCTCAAAAAAGCGCTGAACGCCTGCGTGCAGCCGTGGAAGCCTACAAGTTCAGCTTTAACGATAAACCGATTCCGGTAACGGTTTCGCTCGGCATCGCCAGTTTCAAGGGAAAGGAAATTCCCACCCTCGATGCGATGCTCTCGACAGCAAGCCAGAGCCTTTACTATGCCAAGGAACACGGTCCAGGCCAGATCGTGCACTCGGACATGCTCGAAAAAGCGTGA
- a CDS encoding fibro-slime domain-containing protein, with protein sequence MKKTKNVTSWLAKLVFGFALLFGMGSSWALSCSGTVYVANPGGWNSMYMVVDGQFNLLPSTSLSDGWYVINTLDYGSQYAKEFFFVASEGGWNDYGITSTQYNQTGWNQGDKFACDAFGTGTTLYIYEDPTTEGKTAISTDPPDAKYFYFLPPDDQLWNSSVPMLSTDGGKTGVALKTDATRCGWFYYVWFNQEPPAEVTIYRDSDTEREEILGYDGYDGAGLAPTAIPMQQIFTQLNTNTVFFVSDASMWPDGMTEAEKGFTIVDPAVDGNCEYHLAAIIYDTDAQLHPAFSCYSAGGEGCQYGAQGVSSAQAQAAVNACIGVTHGIVQDTLDANKKPLLKTTAMGGMGETCFISEAFFNQLFHPTTGVNEMTCFDLPFNRDAYGKWEFNSDYYTSKGLTAQGGFYPSETTTDADVLTDYGSTPVSKARTKRGAEGPVFVGPLLREVDPAENAQKFDLLCNGAGWLGGMDDCSGRFANGDDDIAAVNSWLGATDACMWGWSCQDSRPAGWPSFKDGTDTPLAGGTYRWTSTRNQQFCFESHAQFVYKPGLRFNFRGDDDIWVFIGGKLAVDLGGTHLAAPAYAVLDNLTDKNGNPFVEGSTYDLDIFFCDRRTTMSNVRINTNMYIQQNSGVSRSKDSTYSGDGSRYNICYEETGSGDCAAALSGSLGTETKVYCNEEMANIPGGLAVSYALYKGSSVYTAATGEVYDETYFNTAHAKGQTSFFGAIDLSNWYQPVVLGNDKISGLPSGTYKFMVFIGSKKTVVATLRVAGNLDVLNANGKDSTGHVYKVQTSAMADVRIPVYVGAIGEALEDGNLDVDLGSAVGESYTITASEGLLVYADSNGTTPLTATDKQTVGSKGIDTLWATIPLSAMTSASMTGTISVRKTVLELTFKLPAIAFVDSSYTTQLNGYGNWDISPDSVLYRGAYYTAYVMMFDPTTGAICTSCNYGLELVTTASSEGLTGSSTLGVVEGKGVVNFRSSMLYPDMGNSVVDSAHFTVATMESALITATWNGLVFTEPPVPIPNTVLVYDTKGSAVTYAGLDPAFTNAEYLDGIADSLTILYHRPFHVDSLPDSIVVNWSKVKEEALTITRDEILKAAKVLIADSLYDSVLTFSGLELSKDVQTANSGSLLSSYATYKKNGIETSGSFDAPFTDKVAPVITRANISEMSEGLFQVKISLSEPVMVSEENAGEVKSLFGYFLRSATDLVGSAKYQVVTATNATVVDSNVTMFYNSASGTIPQSGDYVRAVPGLLMDAAGNSPTDYNATVPSPWMLLEGDAASTIASIKMGTVDNTVDVKADIIVPHFLGIYDSVGVLLDKYPNTLGYIIKTDMGNILTDPKLDALIAAGKIKIEDVKLKYELDIFTNLGTFVAHKSGSIACSDEFFGGDCRENRGYVYLAWDMVTSKGRIAGTGAYIAKLSTYAVVPSQGKKGKHNVTQTWGVRRTTAK encoded by the coding sequence ATGAAAAAAACAAAGAACGTGACTAGCTGGTTAGCAAAGCTTGTATTCGGCTTTGCCCTCCTGTTCGGAATGGGCTCTTCTTGGGCGCTTAGTTGCTCTGGTACTGTCTACGTCGCAAACCCAGGTGGTTGGAATTCGATGTACATGGTGGTGGATGGGCAATTTAATCTGTTGCCTTCGACAAGCCTTTCGGATGGCTGGTACGTAATCAACACTTTGGATTACGGTTCTCAATACGCAAAGGAATTCTTCTTTGTTGCATCGGAAGGTGGCTGGAACGACTACGGCATCACCTCGACGCAGTATAATCAGACAGGCTGGAATCAAGGTGATAAGTTCGCCTGTGACGCCTTTGGCACGGGTACGACGCTTTACATTTATGAAGATCCGACAACGGAAGGCAAAACCGCCATTTCAACAGATCCTCCTGACGCTAAGTACTTCTACTTCCTTCCGCCGGATGACCAGCTTTGGAACAGTTCCGTTCCGATGCTCAGTACCGATGGAGGCAAGACTGGCGTTGCCTTGAAGACGGATGCAACTCGTTGCGGCTGGTTCTATTATGTTTGGTTTAATCAGGAACCGCCTGCGGAAGTGACGATCTATCGTGATTCGGATACCGAACGTGAAGAAATTTTAGGCTATGACGGCTATGATGGTGCGGGTCTTGCTCCGACAGCCATCCCGATGCAACAAATCTTTACCCAGTTGAATACGAATACGGTTTTCTTTGTTTCGGACGCAAGCATGTGGCCGGATGGCATGACGGAAGCCGAAAAGGGCTTTACGATTGTGGATCCGGCCGTGGATGGTAACTGCGAATATCATTTGGCAGCTATCATTTACGATACGGATGCCCAATTGCACCCGGCTTTCTCTTGCTACTCGGCTGGTGGTGAAGGCTGCCAGTATGGTGCGCAGGGAGTGTCTTCTGCTCAGGCCCAGGCTGCGGTAAATGCCTGTATCGGTGTGACGCACGGCATTGTCCAGGACACTTTGGATGCGAACAAGAAGCCGCTTTTGAAGACGACGGCTATGGGCGGCATGGGTGAAACGTGCTTTATTAGCGAAGCATTTTTCAATCAGCTTTTCCATCCGACTACGGGTGTGAACGAAATGACTTGCTTTGACCTTCCGTTCAATCGCGATGCTTACGGTAAGTGGGAGTTTAATTCCGATTACTATACGAGCAAAGGTTTGACGGCTCAGGGAGGTTTTTATCCATCCGAAACAACGACGGACGCGGATGTTTTGACGGATTATGGTTCTACACCGGTTTCGAAGGCAAGAACCAAGCGCGGTGCAGAAGGCCCGGTCTTTGTGGGTCCTTTGCTCCGTGAAGTGGATCCTGCGGAAAATGCGCAAAAATTTGATTTGCTTTGCAATGGCGCAGGTTGGCTCGGAGGAATGGATGATTGCTCCGGTCGTTTTGCTAACGGCGATGACGACATTGCTGCCGTAAACTCTTGGCTGGGGGCTACGGATGCATGTATGTGGGGATGGTCTTGCCAGGATAGCAGGCCGGCAGGTTGGCCGAGCTTTAAGGACGGAACGGATACTCCGCTTGCAGGGGGAACGTATCGTTGGACGAGTACGCGCAACCAGCAGTTCTGTTTTGAAAGCCATGCTCAATTCGTTTACAAGCCGGGTCTCCGCTTTAACTTCCGCGGTGACGATGATATTTGGGTCTTTATCGGTGGCAAGCTTGCTGTGGACCTTGGCGGAACGCACCTCGCGGCTCCGGCTTATGCCGTTCTCGACAACTTGACGGATAAGAATGGCAATCCTTTCGTGGAAGGCTCCACTTATGATTTGGACATCTTCTTCTGCGACCGTCGTACGACGATGAGTAACGTGCGTATCAACACGAACATGTACATCCAGCAGAACTCGGGTGTCAGCCGTTCGAAGGATTCCACTTATTCGGGCGACGGCTCTCGTTACAACATCTGCTACGAAGAAACGGGCTCGGGCGACTGCGCCGCAGCTCTTTCGGGGTCGCTCGGTACAGAAACCAAGGTTTACTGCAACGAAGAAATGGCAAATATCCCGGGCGGTCTTGCGGTCAGCTATGCTCTTTACAAGGGCAGCTCCGTTTATACGGCAGCAACGGGGGAAGTCTATGACGAAACCTATTTCAACACGGCTCATGCAAAAGGCCAGACCTCTTTCTTTGGAGCAATCGATCTTTCGAATTGGTATCAGCCGGTCGTGTTAGGCAACGATAAGATTTCGGGACTTCCGTCTGGTACGTATAAGTTCATGGTCTTTATCGGTTCCAAGAAGACGGTCGTGGCAACCCTCCGTGTAGCCGGTAATTTGGATGTCTTGAATGCTAACGGTAAGGACTCGACGGGTCATGTTTACAAGGTACAGACTTCTGCGATGGCTGACGTTCGCATCCCGGTTTATGTCGGTGCAATCGGCGAAGCTTTGGAAGACGGTAACTTGGATGTGGACTTGGGGAGCGCTGTGGGTGAAAGCTACACGATTACCGCGTCGGAAGGTCTTCTTGTTTATGCCGATAGCAACGGCACGACCCCGCTTACTGCAACGGACAAGCAGACTGTCGGTTCGAAGGGTATCGATACTCTCTGGGCTACAATCCCACTTTCTGCAATGACTTCAGCCTCGATGACCGGTACGATTTCTGTTCGTAAGACGGTTCTTGAACTCACGTTCAAACTACCGGCGATTGCCTTTGTGGATTCTTCTTACACAACGCAGTTGAATGGTTACGGCAACTGGGATATCAGTCCAGACTCCGTGCTCTACCGTGGAGCTTATTATACGGCTTATGTGATGATGTTTGACCCGACGACGGGCGCAATTTGCACAAGCTGTAACTATGGCTTGGAACTGGTGACGACGGCTTCTTCCGAAGGCTTGACCGGTTCTTCTACGCTCGGTGTTGTGGAAGGGAAGGGCGTCGTAAACTTCCGTTCTTCGATGCTCTATCCGGATATGGGGAACAGTGTAGTAGACAGCGCTCACTTTACGGTGGCGACGATGGAAAGTGCTTTGATTACGGCTACCTGGAACGGTCTTGTGTTTACAGAGCCTCCAGTACCCATTCCAAATACGGTCCTTGTGTATGATACCAAGGGTAGTGCTGTGACCTACGCCGGTCTTGATCCTGCTTTCACCAATGCGGAATATCTCGATGGGATTGCGGACTCGCTGACGATCCTTTATCACCGCCCGTTCCATGTGGACTCCTTGCCGGATTCCATCGTGGTGAACTGGTCGAAGGTGAAGGAAGAAGCTTTGACGATTACGCGTGATGAAATCCTCAAGGCTGCAAAGGTCTTGATCGCAGATTCTCTCTATGATTCTGTGCTGACGTTCTCCGGCCTTGAACTTTCAAAGGATGTGCAGACCGCAAATTCCGGAAGTTTGCTTTCTTCCTATGCGACTTATAAGAAGAATGGAATTGAGACATCGGGTTCGTTCGATGCTCCGTTCACGGATAAGGTTGCTCCGGTGATTACGCGTGCGAACATTTCCGAAATGTCAGAAGGTCTCTTCCAGGTGAAGATCTCCCTTTCGGAACCTGTGATGGTCTCGGAAGAAAATGCGGGTGAAGTGAAGTCGCTCTTCGGTTATTTCCTTCGCTCTGCAACGGATCTTGTGGGTTCGGCCAAGTATCAGGTTGTGACTGCAACAAACGCTACGGTGGTGGATTCCAACGTGACGATGTTCTACAACTCGGCGAGCGGAACGATTCCGCAGTCTGGTGACTACGTCCGCGCTGTTCCGGGCCTTTTGATGGATGCTGCGGGCAACAGCCCGACCGATTACAACGCAACAGTGCCGTCTCCGTGGATGCTCCTCGAAGGAGACGCAGCTTCGACCATCGCAAGTATCAAGATGGGTACTGTCGATAACACAGTGGATGTCAAGGCGGATATAATTGTTCCGCACTTCCTCGGCATCTATGACTCTGTGGGTGTCTTGCTTGATAAATATCCGAACACGCTTGGTTACATCATCAAGACGGATATGGGTAACATCTTGACGGATCCGAAGCTTGATGCCTTGATTGCCGCAGGCAAGATCAAGATTGAAGATGTGAAGCTCAAGTATGAACTGGATATCTTCACCAACCTTGGAACTTTTGTGGCTCATAAGAGCGGATCGATCGCTTGCTCCGATGAATTCTTCGGCGGTGATTGCCGTGAAAACCGTGGCTATGTCTATCTCGCATGGGATATGGTCACTTCGAAGGGCCGTATTGCAGGCACGGGCGCTTATATCGCGAAGCTCAGCACGTATGCGGTTGTTCCCTCTCAAGGCAAGAAGGGCAAGCACAACGTGACCCAGACATGGGGCGTTCGTCGCACGACAGCAAAGTAA